The genomic window AAGTCATCCCAAGGACATCTGTCATGTTACATAGTctgcaatacacacacacacatatatatatatatatatatatatatatatatatatatataattgtcAAATGCTATGTCAGAAAGGAGTAATATTGATCCTGTTCAACATTCAGTCTGACAAACCATTATAGATGGCACTCAGGTAAGCATTACAATTCCTCATGTCAACCTCCTGGCCCACAGGAACAGAAAGGGTTTGCACTCAATTAATGTTTAGATGGTATCTTATCTCCGAAACATCACTAAGCACTATCTGAAACAAGGAATAATTGTCCTTTATAAGCTTTCACACTAAAATATACTTTCCAAGCCATCCCAAGGACACCTGCCGTGCAACACAGCCTGGCCattaccatagaaaacattctttctggtatcacagtttggtatggctcctgctcgcccaagaccgcaaggaactacagaaggtcagtgaatggagcccaatccatcacgcaaaccagcctcccatccattgactctgtctacatttcccgctgcctcagcaaagcagccagcataattaaggaccccatccaccccagacattctctcttccaccatcttccttcgggaaaaagatacaaaagtctgaggtcacgtaccaactgactcaagaacagcttcttccctgctgctggacctacctcgcattaagttgatctttctctacaccctagctatgactgtaacactacattcttcaccctctcatttccttctctacgaacagtatgtattgtctgtatagtgcgcaagaaacaatacttttcactgtatgttaatacatgtgacaataattaatcaaatcattgTGTAGCATATCACAGTGCACACTCTTTAAGGAGAGGAATTATCGGTGGAGAATGCCATTAATAGAGCCAAGCTAACTCATCCATCAGTGACCGTTGATCCACTAAAACAAACTTAATAACGGAGGTGTGCCATGATATGGCAGCATGACTATATGTTTGCTTTGCCACCTCTGCTGTCATCACTTGCAAGAATGGTCTACCATCCACTTCCATCCTGTGAATTAAAGCTGTGTACAGTTCAAAATGGTATGTCCCAGAGTTGTGGACATTCCCATGTGTGCTATGGTGAAAAGCATATTTACTTTTGCCCTCCCCCTGATCCCAGGAAATTCTTTTCCAGCCAGGATCTTGGTCAACCACTTGCAGGTTTCACATGTGCTTTGACCGAATATTGACCTGCGACCCCATCCTGCAACAACAGGGTTTCCCGTTTTATCCACAGTGACTTTGTGGACAAGTCGGCCTAATTTGACTTTTAGAACTGACACGCTTTACAACCTGACACTTCACTGGATCTTTACTAAGTGTACTGCAAGTCACACTCTTTATGTGCTGCCAGCCTATTCAAATTAAGGTGAGAAATACCCCATTGTACAACCCTGTGTATATTCACCTCTGGGTTATTTTGTCTGTTTCAAGGTCTGTACCATTCAGTCAGTTCATTTTTCCATAGCAAAAGATTTTttggacttttatttaaaaatatgtaGGACAGTCTTCAGCTCCAATCCAGAAATAGGTTAGATTAAATGAGTATTAGAATATCAAATATTCTATTATCCAAGCCAGCCTGTCTACTCTTCTAATGTTTCCCAGGAGCCTAATGTCTCTGTGCCATTCAGAACCAGGCAATAAACTATCTTAAAATACCTTGAGTGTCATCCTCTAAACAAAACTGTAAGAAGCAATGATCTTCAGGTAATGCAAGAAGCAAGGAACTGCGAATActtgaaattggaaataaaatctGAATTGGTTGGAAGCACGCAGCCAGTCAGTCAGCAGCGTTACAGAAAGAGAAAACACATCAGACTGGCACCAAGGTCTAACACCCAATCCCTCCCGCAACATTTTACTATGTCAGAGAATCAAGTTCCACATGCCAGCATTCTCCCACCGGGCATCCACCTCACATCACCAATGTACAACGGTGCCACTCCTGATGTTTGTGCTAAGCTTTGCCAGGAGTAAGACCGAAAGATCAAAGAGCAAATCGGAAGAAGAATTAAAGTGGCAAAATACTGGAAGCCCATTCTTGCAGACAAAATGGAGAGTTTGTCAAAATAATCATGTAACCTGCATTTGgctttctctgtttcctgtttctCCCAAAAGATTGTCAAAAATTGCAACCCAACACACAGACATTTGTGTTGATGGCTTGGCTATTGAAAAGCACAGTTGGATCATAGTCTGCGATCAGCAGCAGTGAATTTATGATGAGTTCCAAAAATATTCCATTCAGTCAACTAGCCTTGCTTCATATGATGTTCAGTATATTTGAAAATATCTCCAGTATCTTTTTCACATTACTGTAGTTTTAAATCTCCTTCAATTTTGCTGCAGTGTTTCCATTTTCTCATACCCCGATTGTAACTGAACCTTGAATTGATTGGGATTAGGAGAGCATGAATGGCATTGCCTATTTGCACAAAATTTCCTTTGAATCTATCAAACAAAGCTCCACTGTGGTATCTGGATGATATCCAAATCAAGTTGAATTATATTTCTCCCCCTTATGAATGAATCAACAGATGCTTTGATCTGTATAACACAGTCTTgcaattatttttttatttggATGGAGtaattaaattttattttcttCAACGTGTGTCCGTTTGAACAAGAAGGAAATCATTACCTTGGAATGTGCTACATCTTTGAAGTACAGAACTGATTTGATAGAATAGATTTTAATTCAAAAATGTGCTTTGAGCTTCTGTACATGAAACATTTATTTTAATAACAGAGTTGGTGCAATACATCTCAAGCTAACGTGGGAACACCTAGAAAGTCTAGCTTTTTATTCAGAACCCTAGAGACTAGAATCAATcaagcattttggaaggtctaataaagataggaaatatacagtaaatggcagaacccttaagagtattaataggcaaagggatctggatgtacaggtatacagatcactgaaagtggcaacacaggtggagaaggtagtcaagaaggcatacggcatgcttgcctccattggccagggcattgagtttaaaaagtgtcttgcagctttatagaaccttagttaggccgcacttggaatataatgttcaattctagttgccacactacagaaagatgtggaggctttggagagggtacagaaaaggtttatcagtaTGTTGCTTGTTattgagggcattagctatgaggagagattggagaaacttggtttgttttcactggaacgacagaggttgaggggcgacctgaaataatcttgtagatttctgaggggcatggacagaatggatagtcagaaactttttcccagggtggaagaatcaattactagggggcataagtttaaggtgtgaggagcaaggtttaaaggagatgtatgaggcaggttttttacacagagggtggtggatgcctggaactcgctgccgaggaggtagtggaagcaattatgatagcgacttttaaggggcatcttgacaaatacatgaataggatgggaatagaggaatatagtccctggaagggtcgggggttttagttaagtcgagcagcatggtcggtgcaggcttggagggccgaagggcctgttcctgtgttgtaattttctttgttctttgttctattgggttctcccaaaaaagttcaagtgttgaatttgcgtaaaaactggagtaaatcacgcttttttttcagcgggagtttcaaaatgaatctcccacactctgcgcactgcagagtgcttcagtgtgtatcacgttgaaaatcagtgggcagggccaattcacactggagaggctggcagcatagcactgagtgggccattgcgcatgcgctgatctgtcagagcagagattggcGCATTCGCAATGgctccgcactgccagcctcccagttgctggccagacagcgacccCCGCATCGCTGGCCCTCTGACCCTgccacagcccgatcgctggcccccttcAAACATGTCCAGGCCAACCTCAATCTTTcggctcccttccccctccctccctgcagcCCTGATTTCCCAAtctaccacccccctccccaaaaggCCCAGTTCTTCCAttaagccctgcccccttggcactgcctgatgtccgGTGGGCTGTACCGAGATGCCCCCACGGCACTGGCACTTTGCCCCAGCGCCCAACCCTCGAGGGGGccttgattcccccccccccccttcattccagcggatcGGGCTGTcaactccccacaagtggggatctatagtaaaccccgctggagtgaaacactccaggtggggggagggtgggaaaggctagcaggcccagagatttcagaccTGGGACCCCTAATGATActgaaaaaaagattcaaatgtgcatttaaataaattatacaagCTCCGCAtcagaaatcggcacggagctgacggcaccggaaatccagctgccggacacttgcggaggccatggcgcctaCGGGGAGCCCACGAAATGGCTACAAAAGCAGCTGGGAGAATGGCCTCCATTTTCTTTCTTATTGAGGAGTAAATATTTGCAACCTGCAAAATAatcctgaaaatgctggaaaaacacaacaGGCCACGGAAATACGAAAAGATGGATTGATGCTTTGTTCGGACCGAACCCGGTTCTGCAGCCTAAATTTTAACAATTTGTTTTTTGCCAGCCCCTGAACATAGTCATAGCTGTCATAGTTATATTTTCACTGCCCTCAAAATTGGAAGTGTAGTCATATGAAAGGGAAGGAACACTGTAAGGACTCTGAAGAGAAATAGAAACATGTGTACATTAGAAGTGTATGTAAACAGTGAATATGGGGGAAATGTTCTACATTAACCAAGACTGAAGGGAGGGACATTTGCAGTGTGTGACAAGCATCCCATTTTTGTATTCACAGGGAGCTCTGGAGAATACACCCACCAATATACCTATTTTAAAGTGCCAGAGTCAAGTAAATCTGGCAGTACCCAGCCAACTTTACCCTAGGAGCAGCTGTAGCAGCAGTGAACTCTCTCTTTCAAGTGCCTGCAGTGAACATTCAAGTGGCTCATTTACTTGGAATGAAGGAAAGACATGCAGTAAGAGGGTACAGTATGAGTCCTATTGAGTAAACTTCATTTGAAAATCATGTTTCAAGAATGGGAGTGCAGTTGGCTGACAATAACACTTTCCATTAACCAGTTGTCAGAGCACCGTTGACCCAAACACCCCGGGGATCCACTTTCTTGGCACAACTGCAACAGAGtaaaacccctcttccccagactGAAGATGCCCCAAATCCTGGGGATTGGTCCATCTGCAGTGACACATGGATAGCCTGTAACTGCAAGGTTTCATCAGTATCAGCCATCCTCAATCTCTGGCGAAATATTGGAATGGtgtcagtggttaacactgctgcctcacagcgccagggacccgcgttcaattcccggcttgggtcactgtctgtgcggcatctgcatgttctccctgtgtctgcgtgggtttcctccgggtgctccagtttcctcccacagtctggaagatgtgctggttaagtgcattggccatgctaaattctccctcagtgtatctgaacaggcaacggagtgtggcgactgggggattttcacagtaacttcattgcagtgttaatctaagcttacttgtgactctaataaataaatttaaaatattcaCTCTAACGGTGGAGAGGAGGAGCAGCAACAAGCCACAAAAGGAATTGCCCTTTCTAGTGTTATGCTCCGCATGTAAAATAAAGAGTATTTGAATCTCTCTGGAACCAAATATTTTTGGTTTGGGATATTTTTTACAGGCCTCAATTGGATGCATACCAGCTAGTTCTTAGCTGCCCAGAGTTCCATGGAGGCCCTAGGGTGTCAAAGGGGAGAATGTTCTCGAGAAAGCAGTGAAACCACCCCCGCATCCCCAAATACATCCCCATGATAATGGACTTGAGTTGGAAAAATAACCAGTGACATTCCCAGTCAATAGTTCTCAAGCAAAAAACAATGGAATCCCAAGAGAACTGTGTTTTTCCTCAAATACTAGCCATTGATACCCACTTTCCAGCTTTGATCCGAGCAGGAATTTCAGGACCTTTATGTCAACAACAAATAATGATTTGGGAAGTTTAAAAAAGGGAAGTAAGCCACTTCTGAACAAACAGAAGTACAACTATAGCAGGTCCCCATACGCACCCCCAATGACAAATAATGAGGTTTAGAAGTGTAGTAGACTTCTTCTTTACTCAGGCTTTTGTTTGCTTGATCAAGCTTCATCTGTTTTCAGTGGGTGGAGAAAATATTAGTATTTCCAATTGCCATCTCCTAAGAGTACTGGGATTATGCCTTGACTTGAATATTTATCCTATTTTGTCGACTGAATTACTAATATTCTCCTTTTCATTTCTAGTCTTCTCTAAGCTGGGAGAAGAGACTCAGTATCGGTTCCTCACTTCCCAGCAACCTCTCTAGTCCCGCAGAAGAACTACCTCCAACTCGAGAAAAAGAGAGCCACATCCTAGAAGGATTAAGGAAGCTGCAAAAGAGAAAACCTCTGCTCGAGCAATCCTCAATCGTGTCAAAATGGGCTTACAAAGATTGCATGAACTCAAATGAAGGAATTTACTCTCTGGGCCTCAAATGTCGGAATCGTGGCAAGAGTAAAGATCAAACACCTCTCGAGGTTACCACTAAAGGCATGTGCTTAGGGCCTAGTAAAACATTTGGGTATGATTCTGATTCTCACGATGATGCAGACGATGACTGTACAGCGCTCATAACCACAGTAAATGAGGTGCCAAGTAAAGACTGCAAATCAATCTGTAGAAAACTAACACACAGCATGTCTGATAGCCTGTTTAGTTGGGATGGCAGTGTAAAATGTGTTTCAGAAAGCCTTACACACACAAGCTCAGGAGAAAAGCCCGAGAAGTTGACTAGTTTTGTCAGCAGCTTTCAATCAAGTGAAAAACTATGTACAACCAGCAAGTCGCCTGCCAAGGAATTGCAGTTCAATTCTACCAAACTGCACTATAAAGATTTAACAATCCAGCTATCTGACACCGAAGATATTGAGATGTTAGACGAACTGCGTCTGGAATGCGAGGAAGAAAGAAATTCTTCAGATTTGGTAGCGAGTTTATTGACTGACAGACGGTCAGTGAGTCATGCAAACTTACTCAGTTGCAAAAAAGCATTCTTCTCATCTGCAGATAAAGATGAAGGCCATTTTTCAACTTGCTCTGACAACAGGCCAAAGACTTTGAACTCGCTGAACGAAAATTGTCAAACAACCAAGGCCGTGAAAACATCGTCTGAAGAGTGCCTGACAATAGTGTTTGATGCTGAAGATGGCCAGCCAATTAAATTTAACTCCCAGCAGACAGCAAGTGTCACCGTGTCTTCAAATGACATTTCTAGTCCAATTGCTTTAGATGGGAATCACCAGCAAATTGTTTTTGCTAAAGATGCTGCACTGGTGCCTCAAGGGCTGATAGGTTGTCAAAGAGGAAGTGATGCAAGGAATTATGCAGTTTTAGAGTCATTGCAAGGTCATACCGAGCAAAGACGGTTAGAAGACCCTGAAGTCAACAAGAAAATATTTAGTTCCATTGTTCGTACAGATTCTGTAAACTCTGAAAGGCCGTTGAAACCGCACGTTTTTCAACAGGAAAAAGTATTGAAGCCAACATTTTACGCGGCTTATAAATCAAACTGTGTTTCTTCTGTATCTTCCCTGCAGACATCATCTCCTCAAAAGCCACGTCTAACCAAAATACCTAACAGAGGCAAAAGCTCACCACACAAAACCTCCAAAACAAACAGCACTGATGTTAGCAATATGTTTTCAACACCTGGTTCTCTTGTCCAGGACAAGTCACCATCatcatcaaatgtaaaacttaccaAATATTTAAAAATGCCAAGTATTAGTATTAACCACTGTTTAAAAGATGGCTCCACCATTCCAAAATGTAGCCCGCACCTTTCTCGAGACTCTGGAATTACATTCCCCGTTGAAACGGGAAAGAACCATGCCAATATAGCTCAAGGATCTTTATTATCCAGGAGACAGATGACAGATCTTGGAGAATGTCCCACACGAGATAAACATGATAACTTAGAACTGGAAGAATTAAAATCCCcatcacctccacctccaccaggGAGATCTACTTCATTACTATGTAAACCAAATTATGAACAGTCGCCGAAAATAGCAACAAAACCTGAAAAATATGTTTCTGTTGCCATAAATAAGGATGCACCTGCATGTTCATCGTTAAAGCCACAAGGACTTGCAGGTTCTGTTTCATCTTGTGTCCAGTTGACTAAAGAAGTACAAAGTCCGCAATCCCAGCAGCCCCCAGCAATGGATGACGTATGCAGTTCCCACCATGAGAAAGCACTTCAAAACTCCCAGGAATCAAATGGAGTGGTCAAAGATTTGACAGTGGGCTCTTTTGAAAAAAGATACCTGAAAACAAACTGTTCAAATCCTCCCCACATTCAACCTTGTTCTCAAACAGCTGTTAAAGCGATTCGAAGTTTAACATGCATCCATGCAAACCAAAAGGATCCATCTCCACAAAATACCTTTTCTGCCAAAGCGGGGCAAGTAAGTGAAAATGGGTTGATCTTACAATGCAAACCGTCCAACATTTTAGCAACAGTTTCTCAGTGCCATGCAGCAAACATAAATGAACCTATGTTTCAGCCCCCGCCTTCTTGCTCGTCTCCTAGTTTTAGTAACGTTCATACAAACGTTTACTGTTCTGATGAAAAAAACTTGAAAACTCGAATTCCTGTCGGACTAAAGGGATTTTTAAAATCTCCCCCGTTACTGAGAAAAAGTTCAACTGTACCTGGGAAGCATGAAAAAGATAGTATTAATATCTACTCTAAAGGAAACGCGATTCAAGGAAAATCTAAGCCAGCTGATGTATCAAAAAATACAAAACCTCTGGAACAAACAGATTCACTGGTTGATTTTGAGAAAAAAGGTGACCTTCAAGATGGTCTTACTGTTAAAATAGGTTTTCCTGCAGACCTTGAGGATAAAACAAATCTTGACAGAAGCGCAGCAGTTGGGAGTGATGTTGACAGCATAGAAATTAAGGCATTTAAGAGGTCAATTTCAGCTAATAGCAAACCCAACCTCAAGCCAGCCTTAGGCATGAATGGTGCCAAAGCTCGAAGTCAGAGCTTCAGCAATCAGACTGGGGACAAGCCTTCTGTTTCGTTGGTAGATGGACCAGGAAAGGTGCGAACCCAGATAATCACAAACACAACGGAAAGAGGTAATTCACTGACGAGGCAGAACTCTACCGGTGCAACAGAAACATTGCAAACTAAACCCGCCAGTGGCTCTTCAGCTACTCCTAGTCCTTCACATTCCCCAAGAACAGCAAACATTTCCTATTCACGGCAAGTATCATATGGAAGTGTAAGTAGCTCAAGTAGCCATCAAAGCAGCCCCAGCAAGTTGCCTTGTAGAACTCCACCAAAGGGAGATGGCCATCTTAGTTCTTTGAAGTTTGACAGCAACCAGTCACCACCTCAGAAGGAAATCCGAAGTCTACCTCCAAGTGACAAACCGAGTGAGAAAAAATCGAAACCAATGCCTCAGAAAGGAAAAAACGTATTGCAGACAGGACACGAGTCTCTGTCGTCACCAGATATGTCTCCTCTGGAAGGTCAGAGCAAACCACAGAGCCCCTCCAAACTTAACATGGTAAAACTTGTCAAGAAACAAGAGAACCTCTTAAAGAGGCCTGAAATTTCTGACAAAGTGCCCATTTCGCCTCCTGCTCCCGGGACAGAATGTAGCATTGAAGCAAAAGTCATGTTGGGAATCCAAGAAAATATGCAGAAGGTGCAAGGACAGGACAAGGTTCAGGTATCGGAGGTAAAGCAGAAGACTGGGCCTTCCATCGCCAAGTGGTTCGGCTTCCGGAGAAGCAAGTTGCCAGCACCGAATAGCAAAAAGTCTGACGCTCCAAAATCCAAAGATGAAAAGAAAGAAACCAAAAATGGAACTGGTTTAGAAATCAAGCAaacaaaattagacaaaaaaagagagaaaaggaaaaatgAAAAAGCCTGTGAAGAGGCGAATGAAGTTACTAAAGAAGATGCCAATTGTGATAAAAAATTAGACGGTGCTTTTCCAAGTAAAAGTTGTGATATCACACGACATGAAACACACAACAGTAGAAAAGGCAACCTTGCATCAAAGTATCATGGCTATAAGGATCATGATGTTCCGATGAAAGAGTCCGCAAGTGACCAGTTCATGCAAGAGCTACTACATAGGTAATGATCTcaattattttgtatttaatAATGCTTCACAAAATTATTTATCAGCCGCCACCCTTTATTCGAACTCCCCATATTCTTATAGCTTCA from Mustelus asterias chromosome 14, sMusAst1.hap1.1, whole genome shotgun sequence includes these protein-coding regions:
- the nckap5l gene encoding nck-associated protein 5, which gives rise to MQALQEQFARMEETVRNLLQNQGTRGQNAGGTAELLKACQGKLSEGAAACKETAANVNTTTDKYSSSIEEEENTLHLLERLRALEAENSALALENEHQREQYERCLDEVANQVVQALLTQKDLREECLKLRTRVFDLEQQNRALSVLFQQRVRLASDSLLQKLHSRIVDLSSGDLFSNAEKNRSPIQSRTTEAQIHGALENTPTNIPILKCQSQVNLAVPSQLYPRSSCSSSELSLSSACSEHSSGSFTWNEGKTCSKRSSLSWEKRLSIGSSLPSNLSSPAEELPPTREKESHILEGLRKLQKRKPLLEQSSIVSKWAYKDCMNSNEGIYSLGLKCRNRGKSKDQTPLEVTTKGMCLGPSKTFGYDSDSHDDADDDCTALITTVNEVPSKDCKSICRKLTHSMSDSLFSWDGSVKCVSESLTHTSSGEKPEKLTSFVSSFQSSEKLCTTSKSPAKELQFNSTKLHYKDLTIQLSDTEDIEMLDELRLECEEERNSSDLVASLLTDRRSVSHANLLSCKKAFFSSADKDEGHFSTCSDNRPKTLNSLNENCQTTKAVKTSSEECLTIVFDAEDGQPIKFNSQQTASVTVSSNDISSPIALDGNHQQIVFAKDAALVPQGLIGCQRGSDARNYAVLESLQGHTEQRRLEDPEVNKKIFSSIVRTDSVNSERPLKPHVFQQEKVLKPTFYAAYKSNCVSSVSSLQTSSPQKPRLTKIPNRGKSSPHKTSKTNSTDVSNMFSTPGSLVQDKSPSSSNVKLTKYLKMPSISINHCLKDGSTIPKCSPHLSRDSGITFPVETGKNHANIAQGSLLSRRQMTDLGECPTRDKHDNLELEELKSPSPPPPPGRSTSLLCKPNYEQSPKIATKPEKYVSVAINKDAPACSSLKPQGLAGSVSSCVQLTKEVQSPQSQQPPAMDDVCSSHHEKALQNSQESNGVVKDLTVGSFEKRYLKTNCSNPPHIQPCSQTAVKAIRSLTCIHANQKDPSPQNTFSAKAGQVSENGLILQCKPSNILATVSQCHAANINEPMFQPPPSCSSPSFSNVHTNVYCSDEKNLKTRIPVGLKGFLKSPPLLRKSSTVPGKHEKDSINIYSKGNAIQGKSKPADVSKNTKPLEQTDSLVDFEKKGDLQDGLTVKIGFPADLEDKTNLDRSAAVGSDVDSIEIKAFKRSISANSKPNLKPALGMNGAKARSQSFSNQTGDKPSVSLVDGPGKVRTQIITNTTERGNSLTRQNSTGATETLQTKPASGSSATPSPSHSPRTANISYSRQVSYGSVSSSSSHQSSPSKLPCRTPPKGDGHLSSLKFDSNQSPPQKEIRSLPPSDKPSEKKSKPMPQKGKNVLQTGHESLSSPDMSPLEGQSKPQSPSKLNMVKLVKKQENLLKRPEISDKVPISPPAPGTECSIEAKVMLGIQENMQKVQGQDKVQVSEVKQKTGPSIAKWFGFRRSKLPAPNSKKSDAPKSKDEKKETKNGTGLEIKQTKLDKKREKRKNEKACEEANEVTKEDANCDKKLDGAFPSKSCDITRHETHNSRKGNLASKYHGYKDHDVPMKESASDQFMQELLHRVDKKAAHQKENGSNHVSCRNMSKGNSHGSAFPSNSISVQANLGKNYKMKPATEIQNEMHKELLIDSEGKGDSNPHESFVELWQLHDPSLGKPSNWQGLNYENQGSQKIMSAPGKINVNPDNVKEAITESTCQDQIIGSSCQMRTLDSGIGTFPLPDSTNRVTGRHLPKATSYLECDLSSSLQEAAHLTNVSQKAKTLEREVPNRTECSSPGQDVIGHSASDPTVAAKAVQAFQSCLPEPSTAGFLVSKCKIQDDMNQSYIPAQFSNICKSQHSDLPEKMKDLPQPGSSHVLSTQEQAMRLCSYSASSSDNETEAEFGTNEHGTGGKELLGKLRNCKHGSQQHHIDKYPCFGNTSAVISFCQPNLYMHYGKERQHFNVKRLHSGISNDGRVGDTPNKIKQVGKEGPDLTLSSLPTVSLDTLNRINYNSLRIIEEDKKCSTKPQVEKESAGKNEEPSLNSPEKPGVDNVESLSDSLYDSFSSCASQASNEV